Within the Oncorhynchus clarkii lewisi isolate Uvic-CL-2024 chromosome 2, UVic_Ocla_1.0, whole genome shotgun sequence genome, the region CCACTTATAGTGTTTTTATACCATAAAGTCATGTCAaactgtagaattgcaggaactaTTTTATATGTAAATATTTTTGTGCATCATTATAATAAAACGGAGTCTTCATCTGTGTCTTCTTAATATGAATAGATATGCATCTGTATCATTATAATACAACACAGTCTTCATATTTTGTCTTCTTAATATTTGCCTAGAAATGCCTTCATTAATGATGGTGACAACATATCCTTCCACTTATAATGTGTTTTCAAATATCCCTCCATATGCCACTCAAAATACCCCTCCCCAATATCTACACCACGATTTCATCCTTGCAGTTTTGAGTGACATAGTTTACAATAGCCCCACCCATTGATGACATAGAGATAGGTTATTTCTGATGAGCAGACAGACATAAAATAGGCTACAACCAGACAGGCAGGTCCTTATATATTGAAGGTGGCGGCGGCACACTCACACTCGTTCAATGTTTAGCTTTTGCGCCTTTAGCCCACTGTCTGGCATACCTCACCTTGTTTGACACACTTGAAGCGGACCGGGTCTTTGCAGTGTTTGATGATGGCCAGAACATCTCGGGTGGTGAGCCCAGCCACCGCTGTGTTGTTGACCTCCAGCAGCAACTCACTCTGAGCCAGCTTTCCGCTCTGGACAGCCGCTTTGCCTTGTTTCACCTCGCCGAAGTAGGGGAACTGCCCAATCTCCGCGCCCCCCTTCAGCTCGAAGCCAAATTCCCCTTCTTTGCTCCTGATGACAACCACTTCGTGGACTTTGTTGGTCCAGTGATTTTTCTTCTTCAGGCTATTGGACATCATTGAGCTAGTATTATCAATCCGGGGTGCCTATCCGATAGTCTATGTCTCATCCCTGCCTGTGTGTGTCATGCAGGTCTCGGCTCTCACCAGCTCAGAGCGCCACCGGTAGCTCCATCACCGACACATGCCAGGCATAGTATCCGTCTAGCATGCAGCGTATTAGGGTAGAGGTCTGCAGTACAGTTGGGTGGAGAACtacgctgtcacacacacacaggcaagacaCAGGAGATAGGATACTAGTGGGTGACCCGGATGTGAAGTCTGGAGGAGGGGAGATTAATGCTTCCAATTCAGGTTCGTAGAGGAGGGATGGAAAGTAAAAATGAAAGGATGCGGTAGTCTGCACCACCAGATCGCTCAGAGCGCATAGACCAGCTGAGACTGATCACACACAAATTTAAAGCGAAAGCATCACTTATAAATGGCATCAAATTGTTTATTTTGTTTGCCCCGCACTGCAAGCTTTTTCCATGTATTATTATGCTATTGCAGTAGTCTAAGAGCAAAACAAGCATTGAATGTCAGTTGTCTGACTTGCCTTCAATAGGCAGAATacatacacactcagacacacaggcacagagaCTTAATGGTCTGTGTTTAGTCAAGTAGAAGGGAGTGTATCTCTGCTGTTCACatacactactacaactactactgcctttatactactactactagtgctgctacaacaacaacagcaacaacagctgCTGCTGCTATACTACTGCTACTTATACTagcctactacaactactacaaccatAGTAATAAACTTAcggggcacagacgtcaattcaacgtctattccacattggttcaaagtcatttaaatgacatggaaaccatgtgtgcccagtgggaatgcTCTCTTATAATACTTATAGTAAATGTACTTGTAATAGGATATTTTAAGATTTCTGTAATAGCACTGTTACTGTAATAATATTTTTAAGGAAGTGTTAATGTCTGGTATGGGcgtagacaaacacacacaatactcAACAATGAATTCAATATAAATAAAGTCAATGCAGCTACACATTATGGCATCTTTACAGTTCAGTTTTCTCAATGGTCACAATGTAAACTAAATTGTTCATGATGTGGCCCACTGTCGCTTATAAATCAATCATCAAAACACTGTCATTATGTCAAAATCAGATCTCAGTAGTCCAGCCTTTCTTAAAGTTTGGGTTGAGACCCAAAGTGT harbors:
- the LOC139367869 gene encoding membrane-associated guanylate kinase, WW and PDZ domain-containing protein 2-like, with protein sequence MMSNSLKKKNHWTNKVHEVVVIRSKEGEFGFELKGGAEIGQFPYFGEVKQGKAAVQSGKLAQSELLLEVNNTAVAGLTTRDVLAIIKHCKDPVRFKCVKQALIVWSLVLLWPRSFHSDGTRFPLLCNVDALPPRDMKASPGLDTTRQTYTFAMKGHGHFCPDLWSRTCNMPSD